The genomic region TCTCTTTTTCTGagttcctcagaaatctcctttgttcatgccatgagacacttccacaaacacgtgttgtgaagatcagactccgatagatccctgttctttaattaaaacggggcgctcactcacacctgattgcaatcaatgggatgacaagcacctgactctaattctgcctttaaattaaattaaactgctaattcTGGAAgttcacatacactcacagatatgtaatatcggatcattttcctcaataaataaacggccaagtataatatttttgtctcatttgtttaactgggttctcgtcgtctacttttaggacttgtgtgtgtgaaaatgtgatgatgttttaggtcgtatttatgcagcaatctagaaaattctaaagggttcacaaactttcaagcaccactcaaAAGGAATGCAAATCAAGCCATTGACAGATTCACTTCTAGCTCATTCCAAAACACACTCCCAATGTGATTTACCAGCAGTATTACTATAAGAGCAGTTAAAGAGCACTTGTAATTATGCAGACGTCGGAGCAATACTACAGAACGCTGTAGCTTCCGATGGTTTATACGCTCTCAGGCTCTTGATTGACAGATTTACTCCAAACACAACTCGGTCCGTCTCACCAAGAGCGATTAGCCTACAGTGTTGCAATTCCTAAACGCCAGCTCCGTTGAGAATTATATATTGACCACCCTCGGCTTAACTCGGTGTCAAACGTCTGACCGAGTtgcgtaatttttttttttttttttttgcaatctcattacaaaaaaaaataaaaaatacttgtGCTATGGCGTACATAAAAACGTGATCAATCCAACATTGCATGGATATCCAGAAGAAATCTTTTAGTCACTAAAAACACAAGTCTACAAGGAATTCGTGATGGTGTTGGATTCAAAAACAGAGAGCACAGTTCACACAATATACAACAATTTACAGCGAGTTAGTTTTGCAAAGCCCCTAATATACAAGAGCTCGTTCTGGTCGAAAGAAATTATATGTGAGTTTAGCaataaaagaacaaacacaTGAGACACCAGAACACTGTGGCTGCTTCTCTTGGCGCTGTGGTGAACATCATATCCAGTAAGGAGCAATATTTTGGTTggcaatatgttttttttttgtttttttttttttactgtgagcATTGTTGATTGTAATAAGTCAGATGCAATGGAACATTCAGTGTTTTAGCATCGCCTCTCCATTGACCGTGCCTTTAAAGGGAGTAGAGCTTATAGGTTGGGTATTTAAAACTGGTTACGTTTTGAGAAAAGGAAATGGTTGATTAACAATGAAAGCAGACTCTTAAAAGATGTGTATTCGGCTTGTGTATGCGAATCATACGTGCTCCGCCCGGTGTACGCTCTGCTGTCTAGTCCTGCACGGCCGTTTGGCCGACAACCAGCGAGCTCTTGAAATCGAGGTCTTGTTATGCCAAGAGTCCGTTCCAATGGATTAATGTTATAAACACTTCAAGTGGCTGATTTATGGCAGACACCTTAGGTTTCTTGACCTTTGCATATCTCTGTCTGAAGATATAAATTTGTTTTGACATAGATTGGAGGGTTTACAGGAGTTTATGACATGCTAAATCTCAGCATCAGCATGCCAGCCCCTTATTTTGCGAGCCTATTTAAATCAAAGGCAGCCTTCATGAGTTTGAAAGAGCGCAGAGCACCAAACAGCCTCCTATCATCACTTCTACCTGATAGCTATTCCTAAATTCACTGAGGGTTAAAACACAAGGGTGCTCCGTGCTCGGGCTCAATTCAAATAATATATAGGTTAGTGAGCATTAATAAAAACGAATACAAATGGTCCCTGTCTTAGTTCAAGTTATGCTTTACTTGTTTTATTGACCTGAACGTCAGTGATTGATGGTAGGAGCATGGGATTTCATTGTAATTACCCTGGCTGTGGTATTGTGTCCTGATGTCGCTGTAGCGGTTTAGCACGGCAGACTGGCCTAACTCTTAATGTCTTGAGGGCCTGTGCCCTTGCATTTGATCTTGTATTCTGGATCCCTGCTGCTTGGCAGAGATCAGAGGCTGGCAAAAAGAAGCTTACTCTTACAAATGGCTTAGGGAGGAAATGCtaagggatttttattttttttaaaaatttttttccaagacatctggggggggggggggggggggtttgaggTTAATTTGTGCTTTTGATGGCATTAAAATACAGCAGAGCATGCAGCTTCAAAACAGTGGATCAGTGTTCGAAAGAGTgcctgtttttatatttagtatCAAATCATGATTAGAAGGTCCAATCCAAGTTGTACCAGAGAAAgtgcttttaaaatgaatcattaacATGTTTcgcttttttaaataaaaaaaaaaaacaattgcaaTTAATTGAAAAGGTCAGGGAAAAATTCGGATGTAAATTGCCTCAGATTTACTTAGAGTTCAGGTAATTACTAGCTGCGTCTGTATATCCAAGGTGTCAAATAGCATAATTTATTAACGCTTTATTTTCTTCAGCAGAGAATTCACCCTGAGCCTCTGTTTTATAGGTTAAACTACATGTAGAAGTTGTATACTATATGTTCTCCTGCTCGTTCTTACAGGGTAGCTCATGAAAACATAATGTTTTCCTCATACAGTCAAAAGTTCATCAGAGCAATCCGGTGCCTACATGGAGAATATTTGTAAACAGTTTTGTTCCCACCAGCGCTATTAAAAATGTCACGAACATGCAGAAATATTCcagtctggtttttttttttgttttgttttttttttaagacctgCGAACCTCAGCGACTACAAATAAGTAGTCTTGTTAGAATTGTTCGCTAAAACCGgccattgtgtttttgtttatagctATGCAGTATGCTATTAATGCTCTCATTAGACATATATACCTTAATCTAACATCACAAAGGAAGAGAGATCACCCAGTTATAGTCCAGAGCTCTTCAGTTATGTGAAATCTATGTATAGGGTATACACCCATTTCAATGCATAAAACATGATTTCCTTCTCAAGCACCAGGAGATGGTAAGAGTATTCCGTGAAGCATTCACTCATCTTGGTCTGCTGCATGTTAAATCTTGATGTTGTTGGATCAAGGTCACCACGCACTGGGAATCCGTTTTCCTGTGTGCAAGGCCTCCGTTCTGCGTGCATtctccatgtttgttttcagaGTCTGAATCCCGTTTCCATCTTCATCCATTAGCTGGCAGCAGTTCACCTCCAGGCTTCCTCTTGAGGCGCCTTTAAAATATTGATAAAAAAGTCTTATTTTCAGAGTCCAAATGCTGAAGGCCTAGAGGGGGCTGCACATGGTAGTACTTTTAAAGCTTACAATCGACAGTTCTCTGTGTTGAGTGTAACTCAAAATGGAATATTAACCACAGGAAATGCAAGTGTCTggtcccatatatatatatatatatatatatatatatatatatatatatatatatatatatatatatatatatataatattatttcacTAAAAGCTCTTATGCCTGGAACAACTTCTGAATTTTGAACGGGCAGCCAAATGTGTAGTTATTGGAATATAAACTATATACATACACGGTATAGTATAGAAATCTATATCTTAAAAAGAGAGAATCGGACCaatcttacttttttttttttttttttttatcagttccgattttttttttttttttgtattcctgTACATTTTACAGTTCTTGGATTCAAAAAGAACTTTTCCCCCACTTTTTAGATCATTCAAGACAATCAATTCTGTTTACCTCTAATTAAATTTTGGAAGATATTAAAAATGGAATATGCACCCTAACTTTAATCAGTCAGGAATAGATTAAATAGGACATCATCTCTTGAGCTATCCCATCATGTACACAGGACACCTTTTATAGCACTGTCTTAGATCTTTCTGAATCACAGATAcgatctttttttctttttctttttcagtgtatgagccagatgatgatgttggtgcCCCTGAACCAGTGGCAGAAGAGGAGGGAGGAAATGACATGCAGAATGAAGATGAGGGGTCTGAAAAGACCAGCGCTAAGATTCCTGAGGACAAGGAAACGGACAACAAGAGCAGCTACAGCTTCCAGAATTCTCCTGTAAGTGTCTTGTCCAACCAGGAGGTCGAACTGGAGTCCCGTCTGAGTGATGGCAGTGATAGACTATCTGACTTCAAGGCCTCTTCCCCACCAGAGAGCCTGAGGGACAATGAGAATCATGGTTCAAAACCCAAAGATGAGATGTACAGTAGCCTTGAGAAAATGAGGGCAACTTATGTCAACTTCCTCTCAGACTCCTACTGGACAAATATTGGACTAGACCTTAAGGTTGGTAACACCGGCAGCAAGCCAAACTGCGACAGCTCCAATGCAAGCACTAAGCGTGAGTTCGACTGGCATCAGGATGCACTGTCCAAAACTTTACAGCAAACACTGTCCCCAAAACCTGTGTCTAAGCCCAACCTGTTCAGCTCTGTGCACCTGTACAGACAAAGCAGCAAAGCATGTGGTACAGTGTTCACAGGGGCCAGTCGCTTCCGCTGCAAAGACTGCAGTGCAGCATATGACACCTTGGTAGAATTGACCGTGCATATGAACAAGAGCGGTCACTACCAAGATGACAACCATAGCAGACAAGGGATTGCCTCCACTTCATCTTCCAAAAGTCGGAAGAGGAACCTACAAGACATGGAAGGCAAGGAGGATGCCCAAAAAgtgctgaaatgtatgttttgtggCCATTCTTTTGACTCTCTCCAAGACCTAAGTGTCCACATGATTAAAACTAAACATTACCAGAAAGTGCCTTTGAAAGAACCTATTCCAGTAATCACTCCTAAATTAGTTCCACCAACAAAGAAGCGTGCCTTTGAATCTACAAGGCCTTGTTCCCCCGACTCCACCACCGGTACTATAGGCTACAGTGAAGCCCAGAGGTCATCTGGTCTTACAAACGCTCCAAACAACCGTTATGGCTATCAAAATGGTGCTAGCTACACATGGCAGTTTGAAACATGCAAATCCCAGATTCTAAAGTGCATGGAATGCGGAAGTTCACATGATACCCTTCAACAGCTGACCACTCATATGATGGTCACTGGTCATTTCATCAAAGTGACAAACTCCGCATCCAAGAAGGGTAAACAGTTAACTCTTGATCCATTAGCATTAGAGAAGATGCAGACACTAGCGGAACCCACTTGTAATGAATCTGAGGGGCAGAAGGCCTCGCCAAAAACTACTGCCTCTGGGGATTCTCAGAAAATGTCCCCAAAGGTAAAGAAACCTGAccaagaagaagagagaagtaaGGATGAGCAGCAAGATGGGGCAGATCAAAAGTGTACTGATGCTAGTTTTAAATATCCATACCTACGAGAGGAGGACCTGGAACAAGGGGCCAGTGGAGGGGGCGATATACTGAAGTCTTTAGCCAACACAGTGGCTACAGCAATTAATAAGGCACAGACGGGGACACCCAGCTGGAGTGCTTACCCCAGCATACATGCAGCTTACCAGCTATCAGGTGTAATTAAGAGCGCCCCTCTTTCTGCGTCTCCCCCCATACAGGTTAAACAGAATCACAGCCACAGATTGAGGCTCATTGCCCCCAAAGGAAAGTTTTATCAGGGACTTCGAGGACATGAGACTTTCCAGGGACATCACAATCCAGACATCAAAAAGGAGAGGGGAGGTGTATCTGATGACAAAGAGAGCCAGAACAGCAAGTTTGATCTGGCAGAGAATGATGACAGTGATTGTCAGGATgattcctcttcctcttcaaaGCTGGATGCAGACTGTGTAAGTGAAGGGAATGACACGATCAAAGGGAAGTTGAGCCCAGCTTTCTCTGACACAGCCAACCCTTCACCAAGCCCTCCTGCCAGCAATGGGCACAGCAGTTCCTCAGACCTTGTCAGCGACTCTCAGGAAGTCCCTACTATAAACCCTTTAAGTGCACTACAGTCTGTCCTGAACAATCATTTGGGGAAGGCAAATAAGCCAAGGCAAGAGGGTGTTCTGTCTCAACGTATCCAACCTATATTCTCAGAACTAAGCCGAGGCCTTGAGAAACCTGGCTCAGTGCTCACGTCCTCTGCTGTAATCAGGGCCAACAGCAACTTCATCTTCACAAATAATGACCAGCCAATAGacttaacaaaaaacaaacacaaactgagTTCCTCTCTCTCGTCACAATCCTCCACTCCTATGCCTCAGAAACATGCACTGTCTGACATTGCTGATATGGTAAAGGTTCTTCCCAAAGCCACAACGCCAAAGCCCTCAATACCATCTAGAGTGCCTGCGATGAAACTGGAGTCAGACGTGAGGCGGTTCGAAGACGTATCCAGTGAGGTGTATTCTGTCCACAAACGTAAAGGCAGGCAATCAAACTGGAACCCTCAGCATTTGCTCATTCTTCAAGCCCAGTTTGCTTCCAGTCTCTTTCAGACCTCCGAGGGCAAGTATCTTCTCTCCGATCTTGGTCCTCAAGAACGGATGCACATCTCCAAGTTTACCGGACTCTCAATGACTACCATCAGCCACTGGCTAGCCAACGTTAAATACCAACTTAGGAAAACAGGTGGGACcaaatttttaaagaacatggaCACGGGCCATCCGGTCTTCTACTGCAACGACTGCGCGTCGCAGTTTCGAATGCCGTCCGCTTTCATATCCCATCTTGAATCCCATCTTGGCTTTCAGATCAAAGACATGAGCAAACTGCCAGTCGAGCACCAGACAAAGGTAGCAGAGCCTGAACTGGCGAAAGCTTTCAGTGTTAGAGTGACAGAAGCACTGGTGACAGAAGAAGACATTGACTCGAAATTCAAATGCAAGCTTTGTAGTCGGACATTCGCCAGCAACCATGCGGTCAAACTTCACTTGAGTAAAACTCACAGCAAATCTCCAGAGAATCATTCACAATTTGTTGAAATGGACAAAGAGTAGCTTGGTTGgtttctactatatatagttttgttgtTAATAATTGTAATTGCTCTGcttttctatataaaaaaaataataataataataacgggtgaaaattatttttttcatgttacaTGTAGCATTAAGTAGTATGCTCATcaatttaaactgaaacattTCATCATGTTAAGGACAAATGGACACTGGCTGGATTTAGAAGGAAGTGTAAGTAAATGCATTGCAAAAGATTCTGAAATGAATCCATTGACATAAGTCTTTGCACTCTGCTCAATTGCATCACCAGTAATGAACTGTATTATTGCTTGAAACATAACTGCTGATGTTTGCATGCGATAGCTCTGGCTATGACTATTTATTTGTATGATATGGCAAGTTTTAATTGTAATACTTTTAACAGCAAATTGATGATGCATTAACTATAAGCTCTGATGATGCACCTGAGTTGACGAATGTTCAAACAGGTAGCCAAACACAcatttccaccaaaaaaaaaaaaaaaaatttaaaaaaaaaaaaaaaaaacccaaataaaaaaattataataataaatgggggggggagaaagaaaaataaatgtacagtacattattcTGTAAAATATTTGTGTTGCAATGATAGAACAGAAAAGcactttaataaatgtttaatcacCAGTTTAGGCTCAGATTCGGTATGTGAGTTAACAGATTTAGACAACTTTGACATAAAGATGTCTCACAtcgatgtgtatatatagcacTGCAGAAAAATGTGTCTCATCAAACCGAGGATAGTGAGACAGAACGTACTGCACCTTTTATaccagtaaaaaaataaatcattaacatTTTTCTACCTGCCTTCCTGCATTTATTTTGCGTACGGCACCAATCTTATGAGTTGTTTTCAGGGGGAAATAAATGAAGACTTTGGGGGAAAATAATTTGGACAATTGCTCAATGAACATTTCTTGTGTTGTTTTGGCTCTCGTTTTAGCACATTTTACTGGTTTGTTGGCCTGGTATGTGGCATAATGACGATCCattaatgcataaaaaaaaaaagctattaacGCTATTaaccaaaaaagaaaggaaaaaaaaaattcctggtACAAGGTTAAATACACACTTGAAATTTTAGCTACATGCAGATTACAATGGAAGGCCATAGTGGTTATTTCATTTCCAccgaatatttttttttaccactaaTATCTTAGATATGCTAATGAACCTTCATTTCATTACTGCATATGCTATGAGCCGTGCCTATATcataacaattaaaaatatctCCCTCAGCCTCTCTCGTTTTAGAGCTATTAAAGAATAATTACCGTCTAAGTACATAAacaattaatgttttttttttattattatttcttttctttttttttccccctaccaGTCAAGTCCTCAATTACTACTCCCTATCATATCTGTTTTATAACTGCCAACTGACATTTGATGGGAAATGGGAGGAAGCATCTGTGCTTTGGTGATTTGAGCATTCTGACACCAACTCGCCCTCCACTGCTGAAAACGAGGAGGCAATCACGCCGTTCATCAGACGACTCCTAATGCAGTTCTAGTGTTCAGCAATAATTCCACCTTGCATTTATAATTGCAGGCATAGATCCCACACCTCAGTGCACAGATTAAAGCCATAAATTATTTAGTGCCTTGCTTCGCCAATGGATCCACAATTCCCCTCTGTCAAGGCATTATCCTTCAGCTTAGCAACTTCTTTTCAAATGGAAGCCAGAGGATGATTTAAGATATGGTTGAATaatatgacaaaataaatgCGATATTCCGGCCATTTGTGTTCCTTAATTAAAACCGAGAGTCTCTGAAGTGGCTCGTCAAATGGAAGTGTGCCGTGACTGCAGTAAGTCACAGCCGAGTCATTTAGCCTTTTGCGCTTAATGGGGAAATTTTAAATGACCACGCTAGTGGATGGGCATTTGTGGCATGAGGGCATTTGAAATGGCTTTTGGAGGTAGCAGCTCAATGTCAGCGATTCGCATTAAGCCATAGAAAGAATATCCTTTCATCAATGTACTCAGGGCTAGGAAATTAGCTGTTTCTAATATTAATTCAGGCCAATAATTCAAAGTCATTCGAGATTTATTGCCACATTAAAGGCGAGCTTGAATCGGATGCACAATCATGAGCTAAAACAACCCAACAATTAATTGTGCCTCATATGTTTGCGCACAAGGGGGGGAggactaaacaaataaataaaagtgctgATTATGATACTAACAGCACCATCATGCctaagaaatagaaaaaaaaaaattattaatgttGCATTTCGAGAACCTAATCTTTGCATATGTAAACAGCTTGAGAGTATGTGCCCATGCATTTGTCTCATTTTCTTGCAAATAGATCAACACAGACAGATTATTTTCGAATGCTTAATCCAGCAAATGGGttccacttcttcttcttcttttttttttttctttttctttttttttttttttcttttctccaagcTTGTGTGTATCAGCTTGTCAGGCTGCCACTTGAAAAGTGTCAGTCCTCCACCTAATTAAGTCACCGTGCTGGAAAAGTGCTGTGTGCATCTAGACACTGATTTAAAACCAcgcagaaataaaacattttaactgcACTAACTGGACTGAAAATACACCCAAATCTATTGGGGAAAATGTCATGGAGCAGTTAAGTGTCACATGTCAAATGAGCAGCAAAATAATAGGAAGAACCCAGAGAAGGATGTAGGAACCAAATGATTTTATTAGGACATTTCGCTGGTTTTTACATATTCCCCAAGACAGATGCAAAATTGGTCATATTGTTTAACCTTGGCTGTCAATTATtgtgaaccttttttttccccatctaaGTGTGCAACCTTCACAGTCTCACTAGCTGCTGAAGATTTTCTCCCACATCATGGTTAAGATTACAGCTCTTCCTGTTATAAATCCTTTTTCAGTTTCTTGAACTCAAAaccatcaacaaaaaaaaaaaaaaaaaaacagttggcCTGCTGAAAGCGCTTCAGAAGTACAGAATGGCGCCGTGAGTCTTTAGGAAACGGTTGGAGGTGGGAAATGCAGGGCTCGCAGCTGCAACCTTGGCAGACGGACCATGTTTGAGCTTTAGGTCAGCGAACTCTGGCTGTGTTTACAGGACGAAGGGGAACGGCTGAAATCTGCTGGAGTCGCTGCTGATTCGTGTCACAGTGAGTGGCAGATAACCTGGAGGCGACCAGAGCCTGACAGCCAAAGCTATTACCGCCCCACATAAGACCAACATCCCTCTGGTGTGCCCGGATGCTCTTGCTTTCCTGCCTTTCTGGCTGTGCACCCCAACCGAGCCAGCAGATGCCAGGAGGATCGAGCATCACGCTTACAGTACGGGGTCGAGCACAGACCCTAACAGGAGTGTCAAAAATAGATTTTCGTTCTAAGACATCGTGTTCGGTTAACCTTTGGAAATAGCCTTAATATACGCTCATCGCTTTATTAGGAACCTGCTCGTTCATGCaactatccaatcagccaatcgtgtacCAGCAGCATAATACATAAAATCAAGCAGGtccaggtcaagagcttcacatCATTGATCTCAATGGCTTTGACCATGGActggttgttgatgccagacAGGCTAGGTTGAGTAATTCAGAAACTAGGAATAgagcataaaaaaatattataagaTAAGCTACAAGACACGTATACTAGATAAgtaagtggggggaaaaagcgACTATCCGCACGTGCAGTTTCAACAGGCCATTAACTGTTTTCGGATGTGACTACATTATCACGTGTAAGAGATGTGAAAATTGAATTATTCTAGAATTTGTGGTAAATACTAAGTATTGTATTGGGGGTGTTTTGCCGCACTGCTGTGTGTGGCAACAGGCCGTGTTCTGGCTCTGCGCTCCGCTAGCTAGAAGCATCTGGAGAGCTGCAGGCTGGCGGCAGAGCTCATTGTGGCAGTCATGATTGTGCTGACGACAGCACAGGGGCCCGGCCGGGAGATTAGGGCCCGACCAAGGAGTATGATTTGTTGCTTTCATATTTTGGGCGATGTCAGCTTCAATCGGAGGCAGTGCTGTGCCCCAGGCTAGGCACACTGACACATCTGAGAGACCTACTGATGAACTGCTGGCAATCAAGTGTGAGTTCTGCTCTATCCAGCCTGAGTACACttccactctctctcgctctctcgctccccctcacacacacacacacacacactgttgttcAGCTGTAGAGTCAGCATGCCTCTGCTGCTTTCCAGATAGAGTATTAAAACTCCTCCAAACTGATGTAATAATGTTTTGGCACCTCAGATGAAAAGGAAAGCACACTGCAAAAGTCTGATagttttataaatttataaatgattATAGGAATCCACTGGTTAATGCAGTACCAGCACCAGTCTGCAGGGTGCAGCAATTCCCGACTGGTACTGCCATTGACACCAAATTAAATGTAGCATGTAGCAAATGTAGCACGTAGTTTCTGGCATTGCAAAGGTGACTGACTCAACCAAcagtgtacagagtgtgttatGTATTATGTCCACACTgatgtcctgtgtgtgtgatcagctACATCACAATAGTTCTACAATGTTCTTATTAATAACCCCTAACACCACCCGcacaccacttttttttttcttttttctttttttataatatCTATAGATATGATATTATGCAATGTGAGTGAGTGGATCCTTTTCCAGTTGCTCATtcagaatttgtttttattattattattattattcctgaaCTTCTCTTCCAAAGTAAGGTGAGTACTTCGAGCCATCTTTCAACTATAGTTACATTCGGTCCCGAGAAATTCAGTCCCTAATATGGTGACTGCAACAGAAAAATCAGAGAATCAGTAGAATTATTAAGTTGTTAGGACCTGATTACCCCCAAAAAAGATATGTTActgaaatatattatattatattatattatattatattatattatattatattatattatattacttaaGCTGTTACAAATATTACAGGAATGGCTGAATAAAGGAAccattatataaaaacattctACGAACTGGGAGAAAAGTGAACAGAGTGGTTATTCTTTGAAACAATTGAAATGTAACATTCAGAAAACGTTCAGAAAATGCTCAGAAAAATGCCCAAAAAACCCCATTTATGTCCATAGAAAACGGTAAAGGTGAAGGGGTAGGTGAGACAGAGCCCCACCATATATATTAGCCATTCATCAAGTTTTAACGTTCATAAAATCCACATTTAaaactccatacattttaaattaaattgaaataatTCTAACCACTTTTGAGTGccaaaaagtttaaataaaaaaataaaaatgttgttatttgacagatataatcTGATTTACAATcttgggctagtttaaaaatgtGGCTATGTTGCTATTTTGCTTTAAAGCAAGTAATGTGAATTAAATCGAATCCATTTttgcaaacaaaggcaaagtgtaaatgcagacagtgtgtctatgatgcatagaaccatccatccatccattttccataccgcttatcccacacagagtcacggggagcctggagcctatcccagggaactcggtgcacaaggcgggggacaccatggacagggtacaaacccatcacagggcacaatcacacacattcacactctacggacaatttggaaacaccaaacagcctacaacgcatgtctttggactgggggaggaaaccagagtacccgacTCTCagagcacaggaagaacatccaAACTCCACGCAGACAGAATGGAGGTGGGATTGAAACCCCCAGCAGCGGCAGTGCGAGGTAACAGTGCTAACAACtcaaccactaagtcaccatcCCCCCCCCATGCACAGAACCATTTGGCAAATATTGGGAGAGGGCGAGGGGAATTATGGTAAGAAATGCGTGTGCACCACAGTgctgctagac from Ictalurus furcatus strain D&B chromosome 15, Billie_1.0, whole genome shotgun sequence harbors:
- the LOC128618996 gene encoding teashirt homolog 2 isoform X1, with the translated sequence MPRRKQQAPKRAAVYEPDDDVGAPEPVAEEEGGNDMQNEDEGSEKTSAKIPEDKETDNKSSYSFQNSPVSVLSNQEVELESRLSDGSDRLSDFKASSPPESLRDNENHGSKPKDEMYSSLEKMRATYVNFLSDSYWTNIGLDLKVGNTGSKPNCDSSNASTKREFDWHQDALSKTLQQTLSPKPVSKPNLFSSVHLYRQSSKACGTVFTGASRFRCKDCSAAYDTLVELTVHMNKSGHYQDDNHSRQGIASTSSSKSRKRNLQDMEGKEDAQKVLKCMFCGHSFDSLQDLSVHMIKTKHYQKVPLKEPIPVITPKLVPPTKKRAFESTRPCSPDSTTGTIGYSEAQRSSGLTNAPNNRYGYQNGASYTWQFETCKSQILKCMECGSSHDTLQQLTTHMMVTGHFIKVTNSASKKGKQLTLDPLALEKMQTLAEPTCNESEGQKASPKTTASGDSQKMSPKVKKPDQEEERSKDEQQDGADQKCTDASFKYPYLREEDLEQGASGGGDILKSLANTVATAINKAQTGTPSWSAYPSIHAAYQLSGVIKSAPLSASPPIQVKQNHSHRLRLIAPKGKFYQGLRGHETFQGHHNPDIKKERGGVSDDKESQNSKFDLAENDDSDCQDDSSSSSKLDADCVSEGNDTIKGKLSPAFSDTANPSPSPPASNGHSSSSDLVSDSQEVPTINPLSALQSVLNNHLGKANKPRQEGVLSQRIQPIFSELSRGLEKPGSVLTSSAVIRANSNFIFTNNDQPIDLTKNKHKLSSSLSSQSSTPMPQKHALSDIADMVKVLPKATTPKPSIPSRVPAMKLESDVRRFEDVSSEVYSVHKRKGRQSNWNPQHLLILQAQFASSLFQTSEGKYLLSDLGPQERMHISKFTGLSMTTISHWLANVKYQLRKTGGTKFLKNMDTGHPVFYCNDCASQFRMPSAFISHLESHLGFQIKDMSKLPVEHQTKVAEPELAKAFSVRVTEALVTEEDIDSKFKCKLCSRTFASNHAVKLHLSKTHSKSPENHSQFVEMDKE
- the LOC128618996 gene encoding teashirt homolog 2 isoform X2; the encoded protein is MQNEDEGSEKTSAKIPEDKETDNKSSYSFQNSPVSVLSNQEVELESRLSDGSDRLSDFKASSPPESLRDNENHGSKPKDEMYSSLEKMRATYVNFLSDSYWTNIGLDLKVGNTGSKPNCDSSNASTKREFDWHQDALSKTLQQTLSPKPVSKPNLFSSVHLYRQSSKACGTVFTGASRFRCKDCSAAYDTLVELTVHMNKSGHYQDDNHSRQGIASTSSSKSRKRNLQDMEGKEDAQKVLKCMFCGHSFDSLQDLSVHMIKTKHYQKVPLKEPIPVITPKLVPPTKKRAFESTRPCSPDSTTGTIGYSEAQRSSGLTNAPNNRYGYQNGASYTWQFETCKSQILKCMECGSSHDTLQQLTTHMMVTGHFIKVTNSASKKGKQLTLDPLALEKMQTLAEPTCNESEGQKASPKTTASGDSQKMSPKVKKPDQEEERSKDEQQDGADQKCTDASFKYPYLREEDLEQGASGGGDILKSLANTVATAINKAQTGTPSWSAYPSIHAAYQLSGVIKSAPLSASPPIQVKQNHSHRLRLIAPKGKFYQGLRGHETFQGHHNPDIKKERGGVSDDKESQNSKFDLAENDDSDCQDDSSSSSKLDADCVSEGNDTIKGKLSPAFSDTANPSPSPPASNGHSSSSDLVSDSQEVPTINPLSALQSVLNNHLGKANKPRQEGVLSQRIQPIFSELSRGLEKPGSVLTSSAVIRANSNFIFTNNDQPIDLTKNKHKLSSSLSSQSSTPMPQKHALSDIADMVKVLPKATTPKPSIPSRVPAMKLESDVRRFEDVSSEVYSVHKRKGRQSNWNPQHLLILQAQFASSLFQTSEGKYLLSDLGPQERMHISKFTGLSMTTISHWLANVKYQLRKTGGTKFLKNMDTGHPVFYCNDCASQFRMPSAFISHLESHLGFQIKDMSKLPVEHQTKVAEPELAKAFSVRVTEALVTEEDIDSKFKCKLCSRTFASNHAVKLHLSKTHSKSPENHSQFVEMDKE